In Streptomyces sp. NBC_01381, a genomic segment contains:
- a CDS encoding lipopolysaccharide biosynthesis protein gives MRLPGRGGSGGGSPLFRNAYALMLNTGISGVLGVGFWLAAARYYSESAVGQGSAAIAAMKLLAGLTALTLTGALARFIPISGRATGKLIFRTYAGSSVVVAFAALIFLFTLDLWGPSYRFLHGPLTGIGFIAAVVAWSLLTLQDGVLTGLRSALWVPVGNTIFSVVKLGLLIAFAAAIPTAGVFVSWVAAIALSVVPLGWLVFRRLVPRHVKATQDKAQPPSLREMGRFLAGDYTGSLFSLAVVYLVPVIVASQVSSVDNAYFYITTTIGGTVNLLAINMGASLTVEGAHDPARLAANTRAALRRMTRIMLPVCGLLFIGAPLILSVFGQAYADAATPLLRWFAVGAALRVVMETYFAVQRAQSRTSGIAWMQGLLCVLVLGLTLLLLPRMGLTGAGVAEISSLAVIVAIAAPKLYRVVRAAPSSTPAEAAAPDGDLADLGTPEAPPSPAVEDAGKDRRGPAWALRETLDSDTLHLSVQLDFEHPERRPDVRPGPGTPASGTPATKGRTAGAGKGDKGDKGDAMDHRPTWALRSPLKSPEPPTAAPEPPTAYPEPPTGSPESTTAPPVPSSASHRTSEAEERGTGVHVPDLPEAPPRPLDPPEPVDAPEPFPRLRIAVMALLLTLALGLYWLPLTGIGEADLDDMGGLGLISILPAPTLLGAALLIVVFASLLWMDRPHRVLLLVTLIATVVCLHALPAALEDEPRFATAWQHLGFMEYIDRTGSAVPDLDARWSWPGFFAAATFVAKACGVSDMTEVIRWWPLAMQLLYLAPMFLLTRSMRAAWRARWAGLWIFALSGWVGQDYFSPQGFTYLLYLVFVAVLLVWFRAPHVLWGKRRPGELEVEPADRRQRAVLLLVLVALFAATVPAHQLTPFVMLGVLAALVLVGRSELRGLPILFAVMVLVWIGFLAEPYWSGHFDELFGGIGGVGGNVSSSVSGRIEGGSSTHQLVLYARVALAGSVMAFACWGWWRRRDHKYTERSLLVLTFVPFLGFGMQSYGGEMALRVFMFALPGAALLAGLALFPRAGITAKERDRDRVSLAPLAALMAGLVLMGGFLVARWGNEPFERTRVGEVAAMDYVYEHDEPTVRLLWMSDDTVNNVTPAMPWGTRDMEKVQYVPTLAPADPVLVSSLVKALKDAGPNSYLMINKSQTVYLQMDVGYSETWDTRLIKNLDNRQELKKVLTNDDATLYTLRKQPEGKVEKAAPGPIGPQVTWTPWSVIGALAAVALVLLLATREVVRVAMAPSVRQLQWLQGSFWFSLPLLAVLLAALIQRFLTMA, from the coding sequence ATGCGCCTGCCCGGCAGGGGCGGCTCCGGCGGCGGGAGTCCCTTGTTCCGCAACGCTTACGCGCTGATGCTGAACACCGGCATATCCGGCGTGCTCGGCGTCGGCTTCTGGCTGGCCGCCGCCCGGTACTACTCCGAGTCGGCGGTCGGCCAGGGTTCGGCGGCGATCGCCGCCATGAAGCTCCTCGCGGGGCTCACCGCGCTCACCCTGACGGGGGCTCTCGCCCGCTTCATCCCCATCTCGGGACGCGCCACGGGAAAGCTCATCTTCCGTACGTACGCGGGCAGTTCGGTGGTCGTCGCGTTCGCCGCGCTGATCTTCCTGTTCACGCTCGACCTGTGGGGGCCCTCGTACAGATTCCTGCACGGCCCGCTGACCGGCATCGGCTTCATCGCCGCGGTCGTCGCCTGGTCGCTGCTGACCCTGCAGGACGGGGTGCTCACGGGGCTGCGCAGCGCGCTGTGGGTGCCGGTCGGCAACACGATCTTCTCGGTCGTCAAGCTGGGGCTGCTCATCGCGTTCGCCGCGGCGATCCCGACGGCGGGCGTGTTCGTGTCGTGGGTCGCCGCCATCGCCCTGTCGGTCGTCCCGCTCGGCTGGCTGGTGTTCCGGCGGCTCGTGCCACGGCATGTGAAGGCGACCCAGGACAAGGCACAGCCGCCGAGCCTGCGCGAGATGGGCCGCTTCCTGGCCGGCGACTACACGGGCTCGCTCTTCTCGCTCGCCGTGGTCTATCTCGTACCGGTGATCGTCGCCTCGCAGGTCAGCTCGGTCGACAACGCGTACTTCTACATCACCACCACGATCGGCGGCACGGTCAACCTGCTCGCCATCAACATGGGTGCGTCGCTGACCGTCGAGGGCGCGCACGACCCGGCGCGGCTCGCCGCGAACACCCGGGCCGCGCTGCGCCGCATGACGCGGATCATGCTGCCGGTGTGCGGTCTGCTCTTCATCGGCGCGCCGCTCATCCTGAGCGTCTTCGGCCAGGCGTACGCGGACGCGGCGACGCCGCTGCTTCGCTGGTTCGCGGTGGGCGCGGCGCTGCGGGTCGTCATGGAGACGTACTTCGCGGTGCAGCGCGCGCAGAGCCGTACGTCGGGGATCGCCTGGATGCAGGGCCTGCTGTGCGTCCTCGTACTGGGTCTGACGCTGCTTCTGCTGCCGCGGATGGGGCTCACGGGCGCGGGCGTCGCGGAGATCTCCAGCCTCGCGGTGATCGTGGCGATCGCGGCGCCGAAGCTGTATCGCGTGGTGCGGGCGGCTCCCTCGTCCACACCGGCCGAGGCCGCGGCACCGGACGGCGACCTGGCCGACCTGGGGACGCCGGAGGCGCCGCCATCGCCGGCGGTCGAGGACGCGGGCAAGGATCGGCGCGGGCCCGCCTGGGCGCTGCGCGAGACGCTCGACTCGGACACGCTGCATCTCTCCGTACAGCTCGACTTCGAGCATCCGGAGCGCAGGCCCGACGTGCGGCCGGGGCCTGGAACACCCGCGTCCGGGACACCGGCGACGAAGGGCCGGACGGCCGGCGCCGGCAAGGGCGACAAGGGCGACAAGGGGGATGCCATGGATCACCGGCCGACCTGGGCGCTGAGATCCCCCCTGAAGTCGCCGGAACCGCCCACGGCCGCCCCGGAACCACCGACGGCATACCCGGAGCCGCCGACGGGCTCCCCCGAATCCACCACGGCTCCCCCGGTCCCCTCCTCGGCCTCCCACCGCACGTCGGAGGCCGAGGAGCGGGGCACCGGCGTACACGTCCCGGACCTGCCCGAAGCGCCGCCGAGGCCGCTCGACCCGCCCGAACCCGTCGACGCCCCCGAGCCGTTCCCGCGCCTGCGCATCGCCGTGATGGCGCTGCTCCTGACCCTCGCACTCGGCCTCTACTGGCTGCCTCTCACAGGCATCGGCGAGGCGGACCTGGACGACATGGGCGGGCTCGGGCTCATCTCGATCCTGCCCGCGCCGACACTGCTCGGGGCCGCGCTGCTCATCGTCGTCTTCGCCTCGCTGCTCTGGATGGACCGCCCGCACCGGGTGCTGCTCCTGGTGACCCTGATCGCCACGGTGGTGTGCCTGCACGCGCTGCCCGCCGCCCTGGAGGACGAGCCGAGGTTCGCGACGGCCTGGCAGCACCTGGGCTTCATGGAGTACATCGACAGAACCGGGTCCGCGGTGCCGGACCTGGACGCGCGCTGGAGCTGGCCGGGCTTCTTCGCCGCGGCCACGTTCGTCGCGAAGGCCTGCGGCGTCTCGGACATGACCGAGGTGATCCGCTGGTGGCCGCTGGCCATGCAACTGCTCTATCTGGCACCGATGTTCCTGCTCACCCGCTCCATGCGGGCCGCCTGGCGGGCCCGCTGGGCGGGGCTGTGGATCTTCGCGCTGAGCGGCTGGGTCGGTCAGGACTACTTCTCCCCGCAGGGCTTCACCTATCTGCTGTATCTGGTGTTCGTGGCGGTGCTCCTCGTCTGGTTCCGCGCGCCGCACGTGCTGTGGGGCAAGCGGCGGCCCGGCGAGCTCGAGGTCGAGCCCGCCGACCGGCGCCAGCGCGCGGTGCTGCTCCTGGTCCTGGTCGCGCTGTTCGCGGCGACGGTGCCGGCGCACCAGCTCACGCCGTTCGTGATGCTCGGCGTGCTCGCCGCGCTCGTCCTGGTGGGCCGCTCGGAGCTGCGCGGCCTGCCGATCCTCTTCGCCGTCATGGTCCTCGTCTGGATCGGCTTCCTCGCCGAGCCGTACTGGTCGGGGCACTTCGACGAGCTGTTCGGCGGGATCGGCGGCGTCGGCGGCAATGTGTCGTCATCGGTGTCCGGGCGCATCGAGGGCGGCAGTTCGACCCACCAACTCGTCCTCTACGCGCGGGTCGCGCTGGCGGGCAGCGTCATGGCGTTCGCCTGCTGGGGCTGGTGGCGGAGGCGCGACCACAAGTACACGGAACGCTCGCTGCTCGTGCTGACGTTCGTGCCGTTCCTGGGCTTCGGCATGCAGTCGTACGGCGGCGAAATGGCCCTGCGCGTCTTCATGTTCGCGCTGCCGGGTGCCGCGCTCCTGGCCGGTCTCGCTCTGTTCCCGCGCGCGGGCATCACCGCGAAGGAGCGGGACCGCGACCGGGTGAGCCTTGCGCCGCTCGCCGCGCTGATGGCGGGACTCGTCCTGATGGGCGGCTTCCTGGTGGCGCGCTGGGGCAACGAGCCGTTCGAGCGGACCCGGGTGGGTGAAGTCGCCGCGATGGACTACGTGTACGAGCACGACGAGCCGACCGTCCGGCTGCTGTGGATGAGCGACGACACGGTCAACAACGTGACGCCCGCCATGCCGTGGGGCACCCGCGACATGGAGAAGGTCCAGTACGTGCCCACCCTGGCGCCCGCCGACCCGGTCCTGGTCTCCAGCCTCGTCAAGGCGCTCAAGGACGCGGGCCCCAACTCGTATCTGATGATCAACAAGAGCCAGACGGTCTATCTCCAGATGGACGTCGGCTACTCGGAGACCTGGGACACCCGGCTGATCAAGAACCTGGACAACCGCCAGGAGCTGAAGAAGGTCCTCACCAACGACGACGCGACCCTCTACACGCTGCGCAAGCAGCCGGAGGGGAAGGTCGAGAAGGCCGCGCCGGGTCCGATCGGGCCGCAGGTGACATGGACGCCCTGGTCGGTGATCGGCGCACTCGCGGCCGTGGCGCTGGTCCTGCTGCTCGCCACGCGTGAGGTCGTGCGGGTGGCGATGGCGCCGAGTGTGCGCCAACTGCAGTGGCTGCAGGGCAGCTTCTGGTTCTCGCTGCCGCTGCTCGCGGTGCTGCTCGCCGCGCTGATCCAGCGGTTCCTGACGATGGCGTGA
- a CDS encoding polysaccharide deacetylase family protein has protein sequence MSAAVPILMYHSIAHEPTEATRELSVSPGAFADQLELLGERGFTPLSTAGLAAIWRTPGRTLPARPVLITFDDGYEGVHRHALPVLAKHGFASTLFVSTGWLRGSYDTGGGLDLMLDWDQVRELAAAGTEIGGHSHTHPELDQLDDEDLWFELLRCKDIIADELGTRPLSFAYPYGYSSRRVRRTVRGAGFAQSLAVNNGLARRTQGPYALKRVTVRRSTGIEEFERLVEGRAITRNFAKDCALTKGYAVVRRARQARRKAIRTRV, from the coding sequence ATGAGCGCCGCCGTTCCGATCCTCATGTACCACTCGATCGCCCATGAACCGACCGAGGCGACACGGGAGTTGTCCGTGTCGCCAGGGGCGTTCGCCGACCAGCTCGAGCTGCTCGGCGAGCGGGGGTTCACGCCGCTCAGCACGGCCGGGCTCGCCGCGATCTGGCGCACTCCCGGCCGGACGCTGCCGGCCAGGCCCGTCCTGATCACCTTCGACGACGGCTACGAGGGCGTGCACCGGCACGCGCTGCCCGTGCTCGCCAAGCACGGCTTCGCCTCGACGCTCTTCGTCTCCACGGGCTGGCTGCGCGGGTCGTACGACACCGGGGGCGGCCTCGACCTGATGCTCGACTGGGACCAGGTGCGCGAACTGGCCGCGGCGGGCACGGAGATCGGCGGGCACAGCCACACGCACCCGGAGCTCGACCAGCTGGACGACGAAGACCTCTGGTTCGAGCTGCTTCGCTGCAAGGACATCATCGCCGACGAACTCGGCACCCGGCCGCTCTCCTTCGCCTACCCGTACGGCTACTCGAGCCGCCGGGTGCGCCGCACGGTGCGCGGCGCCGGGTTCGCCCAGTCGCTCGCGGTCAACAACGGCCTCGCGCGGCGCACTCAGGGGCCGTACGCCCTGAAGCGGGTGACCGTGCGCCGTTCCACCGGCATCGAGGAGTTCGAGCGGCTCGTCGAGGGCCGTGCGATCACCCGCAACTTCGCAAAGGACTGCGCCCTGACCAAGGGGTACGCCGTGGTCCGCAGAGCCCGACAGGCCCGCCGGAAGGCAATCCGTACCCGTGTCTGA
- a CDS encoding glycosyltransferase family 2 protein: MSGPDHHGGSTVAGLVGFSVVICAYTEDRWEDILAAVASVRAQSLTALETLLVVDHNASLLDRLAKEYKETEGVRVLANAGPRGLSAGRNTGIAAAGGEFIAFLDDDAVAERDWLRHFAEGYADPKVFAVGGRTMPVWESRRRPAWFPEEFDWVVGCTYKGLPEGRVRVRNVLGGNASFRRSAFDTAGGFATGIGRDGDKRPLGGEETELCIRLARARPDAVLLIDDRAVIHHRVPAARERFHYFRTRTYAEGLSKALVARSVGAEKGLESERRYTTRVLPAGVGRGLRDALLARPGGAGRAGAIVAGVVTAAGGYVVGSVRARRAGATFSVVEIERDAAQGGPR; encoded by the coding sequence TTGAGCGGTCCCGACCACCACGGGGGAAGCACGGTCGCGGGCCTCGTCGGCTTCTCGGTCGTCATCTGCGCCTACACCGAGGACCGCTGGGAGGACATCCTTGCGGCGGTCGCCTCGGTGCGGGCGCAGTCCCTGACGGCCCTCGAAACACTGCTCGTGGTGGACCACAACGCCTCGCTCCTCGACCGGCTCGCCAAGGAGTACAAGGAGACCGAAGGGGTGCGGGTGCTCGCCAACGCGGGCCCCCGCGGCCTCTCCGCGGGCCGCAACACCGGCATCGCCGCGGCCGGCGGCGAGTTCATCGCGTTCCTTGACGACGACGCCGTCGCCGAGCGGGACTGGCTGCGCCACTTCGCCGAGGGGTACGCGGACCCGAAGGTCTTCGCGGTGGGCGGGCGCACCATGCCCGTCTGGGAGTCCCGGCGCAGGCCCGCCTGGTTCCCCGAGGAGTTCGACTGGGTCGTCGGCTGTACGTACAAGGGGCTGCCCGAGGGGCGCGTGCGGGTGCGCAACGTCCTTGGCGGCAACGCCTCCTTCCGCCGCAGTGCCTTCGACACGGCGGGCGGCTTCGCGACCGGCATCGGCCGTGACGGCGACAAGCGGCCGCTGGGCGGCGAGGAGACGGAGCTGTGCATCCGCCTCGCGCGGGCCAGACCCGACGCGGTGCTCCTCATCGACGACCGTGCGGTGATCCACCACCGCGTCCCCGCAGCACGGGAGCGCTTCCACTACTTCCGTACGCGGACGTACGCGGAAGGCCTCTCCAAGGCGCTGGTGGCCCGAAGTGTGGGCGCCGAGAAGGGACTTGAGTCGGAGCGCAGGTACACCACGCGGGTGCTGCCCGCCGGTGTGGGCCGCGGTCTGCGCGACGCGCTGCTCGCCCGCCCCGGTGGCGCGGGCCGGGCGGGCGCCATCGTCGCGGGAGTGGTCACGGCGGCCGGGGGGTACGTAGTCGGGAGCGTTCGCGCGCGCAGGGCGGGCGCCACCTTCTCGGTCGTGGAGATCGAGCGGGACGCAGCTCAGGGGGGACCGAGATGA
- a CDS encoding glycosyltransferase family 2 protein, with product MSSFVRPAEPGQDPLDKPIASGNYRPISTHLAITPPVSVVIPAMNEAENLPYVFKTLPDWVHEVVLVDGNSTDDTVSVARELWPDVKVVRQLGKGKGDALITGFEACTGDIIVMVDADGSADGHEIVSYVSALVSGADFAKGSRFANGGATDDMTPIRKLGNHVLCSVVNAKFGARYTDLCYGYNAFWKHCLDKIDLDCTGFEVETLMNIRVVKAGLKVQEIPSHEYLRIHGASNLSAVRDGLRVLKVILTERSNRRGQQRRRTRGVPFRTRQGEVS from the coding sequence ATGAGTTCTTTTGTGCGCCCGGCCGAGCCGGGCCAAGATCCGTTAGACAAGCCGATTGCGTCCGGTAACTACCGGCCGATATCAACGCACTTGGCGATCACACCGCCGGTGAGCGTCGTGATTCCCGCGATGAACGAAGCGGAGAATCTTCCCTACGTCTTCAAGACGCTGCCCGACTGGGTCCACGAGGTCGTGCTCGTGGACGGCAATTCCACCGACGACACGGTGTCCGTCGCACGGGAGCTGTGGCCGGATGTCAAGGTCGTCCGGCAGCTCGGCAAGGGCAAGGGCGACGCCCTGATCACCGGATTCGAGGCGTGCACCGGCGACATCATCGTGATGGTCGACGCGGACGGCTCGGCCGACGGTCACGAGATCGTCAGCTATGTCTCCGCCCTCGTCTCGGGCGCGGACTTCGCCAAGGGATCACGGTTCGCCAACGGCGGTGCCACGGACGACATGACGCCGATCCGCAAGCTCGGCAACCACGTCCTGTGCTCCGTCGTGAACGCCAAGTTCGGCGCCCGCTACACCGACCTGTGCTACGGCTACAACGCCTTCTGGAAGCACTGCCTCGACAAGATCGACCTCGACTGCACCGGCTTCGAGGTGGAGACCCTGATGAACATCCGGGTGGTCAAGGCCGGGCTCAAGGTGCAGGAGATCCCCAGCCACGAGTATCTGCGCATCCACGGCGCCAGCAATCTCAGCGCCGTCCGCGACGGCCTGCGGGTCCTGAAGGTGATCCTCACGGAGCGCTCCAACCGCCGTGGGCAGCAGCGCCGCCGCACCCGTGGTGTTCCCTTCCGCACGCGTCAGGGAGAGGTGTCTTGA
- a CDS encoding GNAT family N-acetyltransferase: MDITVHRPGELTAADRVAWTALQSKAHLNGSPELANPFLSPEFTLAVGHWRRGVRIAVVREAGEPAAFFPYQRSITGVGRAIGLGVSDCQGLVHRPGFTWDARELLRACGLAMWEFDHLAGGQGPFEAGASGSFASPVMDLDQGYEAYLGQLRAKSPKFTRTTLAKERRLARDHGTVRYVHDERDPAVLRTLTGWKSAQYRRTGRSDRFAQAWINQLVRQLFHTGSAQFAGLLSVLYVDDVPVAAHFGLRSERIFAQWFPAYDPAFAKYSPGLILHLRMAEAAAADGIAYMDLGRGQKQYKDSLKTRELTVSEGWVALRHPAAIGYRARRAPVRALRNTVLSRPELFEPADKLLKRIGEFRSRKKE, translated from the coding sequence GTGGACATCACCGTGCACCGCCCCGGAGAACTCACCGCCGCCGACCGGGTGGCCTGGACGGCGCTGCAGTCCAAGGCCCACCTCAACGGCTCGCCCGAGCTGGCCAATCCGTTCCTCTCCCCGGAGTTCACCCTCGCGGTGGGCCACTGGCGGCGCGGGGTGCGGATCGCGGTCGTCCGGGAAGCCGGTGAGCCCGCGGCGTTCTTCCCGTACCAGAGATCCATCACCGGCGTCGGCCGGGCCATCGGCCTCGGCGTCTCCGACTGCCAGGGCCTGGTGCACCGGCCCGGCTTCACCTGGGACGCACGGGAGCTGCTGCGGGCCTGCGGGCTCGCGATGTGGGAGTTCGACCATCTGGCCGGCGGCCAGGGGCCGTTCGAGGCGGGCGCCTCCGGCTCCTTCGCATCGCCCGTCATGGATCTGGACCAGGGGTACGAGGCCTATCTCGGCCAACTCCGGGCGAAATCACCGAAGTTCACCCGTACGACACTCGCCAAGGAGCGCAGGCTCGCGCGCGACCACGGCACCGTTCGCTATGTGCACGACGAGCGCGACCCGGCAGTCCTGCGCACCCTGACGGGGTGGAAGTCGGCCCAGTACCGCAGGACCGGCCGCAGCGACCGCTTCGCGCAGGCCTGGATCAACCAGCTCGTGCGGCAGCTCTTCCACACCGGGTCCGCACAGTTCGCCGGCCTGCTCTCCGTGCTGTACGTCGACGACGTGCCGGTCGCGGCGCACTTCGGGCTGCGCTCCGAGCGGATCTTCGCCCAGTGGTTCCCGGCCTACGACCCGGCGTTCGCGAAGTACTCGCCCGGCCTGATCCTGCATCTGCGGATGGCCGAGGCGGCCGCCGCCGACGGCATCGCGTACATGGATCTGGGGCGGGGCCAGAAGCAGTACAAGGACTCCCTGAAGACACGCGAACTCACCGTGTCCGAGGGGTGGGTGGCGCTGCGCCATCCGGCAGCGATCGGATACCGGGCGCGGCGCGCTCCGGTCCGGGCGCTGCGCAACACCGTCTTGTCCCGGCCGGAACTCTTTGAACCGGCCGACAAGCTGCTGAAACGCATCGGTGAATTCCGATCAAGAAAGAAGGAATAA
- a CDS encoding SGNH/GDSL hydrolase family protein: MRLSRITANMSSLLLAVAFALTGATAAQAADQQTGQQAAATGYVALGDSYSSGVGAGGYDSGSGDCKRTPRAYPALWAAANSPSSFNFTACSGARTGDVVANQLGPLGSGTGLVSISVGGNDAGFADVMTTCVLQSESSCLARIATARTYVQNTLPGKLDQVYSAISGKAPAAQVVVMGYPRFYKLGGSCLAGLSEAERAAINDAANLLNSTTAKRAADHGFTFGDVTSTFTGHEICSGDAWLHSVKWTNIGESYHPTSAGQSGGYLPVFRAAAS; the protein is encoded by the coding sequence ATGAGATTGTCCCGAATCACGGCAAACATGTCCTCACTCCTCCTCGCCGTCGCCTTCGCCCTCACCGGGGCCACAGCGGCTCAAGCAGCAGACCAGCAGACCGGCCAACAGGCCGCGGCCACCGGCTATGTGGCACTCGGCGACTCCTACTCGTCCGGTGTCGGAGCCGGCGGATACGACAGCGGAAGCGGCGACTGCAAGCGCACTCCACGCGCGTACCCCGCGCTGTGGGCCGCCGCCAACTCACCCTCCAGCTTCAACTTCACGGCTTGTTCCGGTGCCCGTACGGGTGACGTCGTGGCCAACCAGCTCGGCCCGCTCGGCTCGGGGACGGGCCTCGTCAGCATCTCCGTCGGGGGCAATGACGCCGGGTTCGCCGACGTCATGACGACCTGTGTGCTCCAGTCCGAGAGCAGCTGCCTCGCGCGCATCGCCACGGCGCGTACGTACGTCCAGAACACGCTCCCCGGCAAGCTCGACCAGGTCTACTCGGCGATCAGCGGCAAGGCACCCGCCGCCCAGGTCGTCGTCATGGGCTACCCGCGCTTCTACAAGCTCGGCGGCAGCTGCCTCGCCGGTCTCTCCGAGGCGGAGCGCGCCGCCATCAACGACGCCGCGAACCTCCTCAACTCCACGACCGCCAAACGGGCCGCCGACCACGGCTTCACCTTCGGCGATGTGACCAGCACCTTCACCGGGCACGAGATCTGCTCCGGCGACGCGTGGCTGCACAGCGTGAAGTGGACCAACATCGGCGAGTCCTACCACCCCACGTCCGCCGGTCAGAGCGGCGGCTACCTTCCCGTGTTCAGGGCCGCGGCCTCCTAA
- a CDS encoding serine/threonine-protein kinase produces the protein MGTVWRARDEVLGREVAVKEVRAPAGLPASDVDRLYARLEREAWAAARIPHRNVVTVYDVASQDGRPWIVMEIVRGLSLSDVLDTEGPMPPQRAAHIGAEVLAALRAAHEAGVLHRDVKPGNVLIGNDGRVVLTDFGIAMVEGSSALTMTGEVIGSPEFLAPERALGQRPGPESDLWSLGVLLYAAVEGSSPFRQDTPLSTLRAVVDEALPPARNAGALTPILEGLLRKDPAERISPADAERDLRLVAAGGTPRADPAVPYQPTVTSQQQQQAPQPPPQPQPEPPPVTYGGGTTTTTAPSRSRRSVLVLTAGLTALALALGGLTYALVNRDDGGGGSSGGSTGGGNGGGDTGGSGGSGSGGGKNGGQNGGSSTTAGSDGGSTNGGGSDGGSTGNGSTGGSTNGGGNGGTTTRPPQSVKVTVSGVRTEYSGACPVPAGQAPSFTATFTVGRVPASVDYRWVTKSGEPSDPGWKTLTFASGGGKSKQVHHTETVDVEPGETHQNEISVEVRSPVGATSNSVAYSVTCEKETPTDGVSPYTAH, from the coding sequence ATGGGCACGGTCTGGCGCGCCCGTGACGAGGTCCTGGGGCGCGAGGTCGCGGTCAAGGAGGTGCGCGCCCCGGCAGGGCTCCCGGCCAGTGACGTCGACCGGCTGTACGCCCGCCTGGAGCGCGAGGCCTGGGCCGCCGCCCGTATCCCGCACCGCAATGTGGTGACGGTCTACGACGTGGCGAGTCAGGACGGGCGCCCGTGGATCGTCATGGAGATCGTGCGGGGCCTCTCGCTGTCCGATGTGCTCGACACGGAAGGGCCGATGCCTCCGCAGCGAGCCGCGCACATCGGCGCGGAGGTGCTCGCCGCCCTGCGTGCCGCGCACGAGGCGGGGGTCCTGCACCGTGACGTGAAGCCCGGCAACGTACTGATCGGCAATGACGGGCGGGTCGTCCTGACCGATTTCGGGATCGCCATGGTGGAGGGGAGTTCGGCCCTCACCATGACGGGGGAAGTGATCGGGTCGCCCGAATTCCTCGCCCCGGAGCGGGCGTTGGGGCAGCGGCCGGGCCCCGAGTCCGATCTGTGGTCCCTCGGCGTGCTGCTCTACGCGGCCGTCGAGGGCAGTTCGCCGTTCCGGCAGGACACCCCGCTCAGCACATTGCGTGCGGTGGTGGACGAGGCGCTGCCGCCGGCGCGCAACGCGGGAGCGCTGACGCCCATACTCGAAGGGCTGTTGCGCAAGGATCCCGCCGAGCGGATCTCCCCTGCCGACGCCGAGCGCGATCTGCGGCTCGTCGCGGCGGGCGGCACCCCGCGCGCGGACCCCGCCGTTCCGTACCAGCCCACGGTCACCTCACAGCAGCAGCAACAGGCGCCGCAGCCACCGCCCCAGCCTCAGCCCGAGCCGCCACCGGTCACCTACGGCGGCGGGACCACGACGACGACCGCTCCGAGCCGCTCGCGCCGCTCCGTCCTCGTCCTCACGGCCGGCCTGACGGCGCTCGCGCTGGCCCTCGGCGGACTCACGTACGCCCTCGTCAACCGGGACGACGGGGGCGGCGGAAGCAGCGGCGGCTCCACCGGCGGAGGCAACGGCGGCGGTGACACCGGCGGAAGCGGCGGCAGTGGTTCCGGCGGCGGCAAGAACGGTGGCCAGAACGGCGGCAGCAGTACGACAGCGGGTTCCGACGGCGGCTCGACGAACGGCGGCGGCAGTGACGGCGGTTCGACCGGCAACGGCTCGACCGGCGGCTCCACGAACGGCGGCGGCAACGGCGGCACGACCACGCGCCCGCCGCAGTCCGTCAAGGTGACCGTCTCCGGGGTGCGCACGGAGTACAGCGGGGCCTGCCCGGTGCCGGCCGGTCAGGCACCGTCCTTCACGGCGACGTTCACGGTGGGCCGGGTTCCGGCCTCCGTCGACTACCGCTGGGTCACGAAGTCCGGCGAGCCGAGCGATCCCGGCTGGAAGACGCTCACGTTCGCGTCCGGCGGGGGCAAGAGCAAGCAGGTGCATCACACGGAGACCGTGGACGTCGAGCCCGGCGAGACGCATCAGAACGAGATCAGTGTGGAGGTGCGCAGCCCGGTGGGGGCGACCTCCAATTCCGTCGCGTACTCGGTGACGTGTGAGAAGGAGACCCCGACGGACGGAGTCTCCCCCTACACGGCGCACTAG